The DNA window TTGCCAAGTAATATAAACTATATAAAAGAAAAATATCCGCAAACATATAACTTTATAAAAAGTGTTGAGAATAATCAAAATAATATTCAGGATTATTACGGTGAAAAGTAGGTGTTTAAATGAAAAAATTAAGTAAGAGTTGGAAAATATTTATAATAACAACGGTAGTATTAATGAGTAGTATATATGGATATTATAAAATAAATAATAGAAATGCATTTGAAGAGATGTATAATTCATATTATAATTTCTCACTACTCGGTTCGGTGCATAGAATGGGGCAGATAAAACCTATACCTAAAGATCAAGAGGGGCAAGATATTGTAAAACTATATTATAAAGAACAAGTTAATGGAAGTAATATAGAATTTTCTTTAATAAACTTTGATGATGAAAGGGCAATGTTTGTGATTAGTTCAACGTTTATTGCCGAAGGAGTATATTTAGATATAAACTATTTATATGATATTGATACCCATAAATTGATAAATAATGTAACTTTCCGTGGGGAAAACGTCCCATTAACTGAAGATAAGCCAAAACAGAGAAGAGAACTCTTACAAAAACACAATATTTCAAAAGAATATCTACAGAAGAAATCAGATGAACTGTTAGATACAGTTTTAACAGATTGGCAAAGGTATAGCGGAAGTTCATATTCAAGGAGTAATATGGGAAGACTAACAATAGAAAAAGATGAGTTTTTGAGATAATATACTATAGTCATAACCTTTAAGTTAAGGTTATGACTATTTTACATATTACTACCTAGAAGGATAAAAATATAGTATAATATAAAAAAATAAATTATTTTTTGTTTTATAGAAAGGAACAGCGTATGAACATATTACAAAGTAGTAAAGAACAAGCTGCCTCATCTGCAACATCTTTGAAAACTGCAAGTAATAATATTTCCCAAGAAATAACAGTAACAAAAGATACGCAAACAACAGTAGCCGGCAACACTAACGCACAAAATAGTATAGAAGTATCTAACCAAACAGCGAGTAAAATGTCAAAAGTTATTCAAAGCATGTCTAATAACATTCATAGTGTAGCTGAAGAATTCCAGGCAATGGACAATACATTAGGAACACAACTAGAAGGTGTAAAAAGCTTGAGAGGATTCTAGATGACAAAAGATCAAGACAACTATCAAAAAAGAATATTATTAGAAGAACAACTAAAAGACAACAAAAAGAAACAAGCCAAGTTAGAAGAAATAGAAAATACATATCAAGACATTAAAATTCATGGTAGATATCTACAAGAAACAGTACACAAAATATTTACAGGACAATACAATACCCACCTAATAATTTTGGGATAAAAAATAACACAATAAATAGAGTTAGTGAGTTTTATAAAATACACGGATATGGTAATTATGACCAAGGGAAAATAGCGGTAGAAAGAATAGTAAACACTGATACAATAGCTAAAAGATACATGTCTTCAGAATATACAAAAGCACAAAAGAAAAAACACCAAGAAGACTTTTTTGATTATTTAGAGAGAGGTAAATTTAAGAATGTTGAGTAGATTTTTCAAATTAATATTATTACTATTTATGGTAGCTCCAGTAATAGTCGTTTTGTATGATGTATTAGAAGCTCCAAAAGTCTTAACTAGAGAAAACAACAAAGGTAATGAATTTGAACAATTAGACAGGTTGATGAATACAACAAAATACGCTGAACAAATAAGAAAGGCAGGCTATCAAGTAGATGATTATGATTTAAAAATGATGGATAGGATTCCAGAATTAAAAACGTTAGGGAAAAATAAATTAAGTATAGAGTCCCCTACAGATAAAACTATACATATATTTACTGATGAAAATCATGATTTAATAATTTTTAATAAAGATATGACTATTACGGGAAGTGTAATAAATCAGGGGAAAGATAAACCTAGTAGAAAGTTAACAGAAGAAGAAAAGAATAAGTATGAAAAAGAGATAAAACAAGAAATAAACAAACTATTGGATGATGTTTATAAAGCTGGAGAAAAATAATGTTAACCTTATATTCATATAAGAATAATCAAAATGATATTCAAGATTATTACAGTGAAAAGTAGATGTTTTAATGAAAAAACTAGGTAAGGGCTTGAAAATATTTATAATAACAACGGTAGTTTTAATAGGTAATATATATGGATATTATAAAATAAATAATAGAAATGCATTTGAAGAGATGCATAATATTACAATATATTATCAATTAAATCTATAGATAATATGCTACAGATAAAAACCATATCTAAAGATGCTAAAGGATAAGTACTGTAGGATTAAATGAAAGTACAATAAGAAAATATATCAGAGAACAAGAATCGCATGACATTGCAATAGATAAACTGACAACAAAGGAATATACAAATCCATTTGGAAATAAGAAAAAATAGATAAACCCGTTTAACGGGTAGCGGGCGTTAAAATACAATAGGGCTTGAACGAATGTGAAAGCCAGCGCCTTGAGGTGCGTGTTAGTAACAAAGGGTTATACCCGAAGAGAAAACCACCCCTTTTCAGGGGTGGTCATTATTTTTTTAAAATTAATTTGTTATTGTTCTTAAATTAGTATCCTTTTAAGGCGTTCATACGAGCTTCAGATTGTCCTTTACCGTCTTTTTTCTCACCTTTGTATACTGCAGATTCCCATGATCCGTACATAGGGTTAGGGAAGATGATGAATTTATCACCAAATTCAGCTTTTAATTGTTCGAACATTTTATCTCTGTCCTCTTCTGATTTAGTTGAGAATTCAGCGAAGTCGACTAAGTTATCCCCAAATAACATAACAAGGTTAGTGTGTTTTAAAACTTCTTGACGACGTCCTTCTTTAGATTTATCGCCTTCTTTTTTGAACATTAGGTGATCGCGACCTTGAACAGGTAGTCCTTGTGCTTCAAGGTTTTTAATAGTTGCATCCACTTGAGCATCTGTTCTATCTGAGATGTAGTAGATTTGAACTTTGTTTTTATCTGCAAATTGTAAGAATTCTTTAGCTCCAGCTACAGGTGTTGCTTCTGCTTTTTGAACCCATTCATCCCATAATTTAGGATTAAATGCAGTTCCATCTTTAATCATTTTTACTTGGAATGGAATGTTGCTTAATACTGTTTCATCAATATCTAATACGATAGAATAAGGTTTATCAGTAGGCTGTTTTAATAATTCTTTTAATTTATTAGTAGCAACGTTATAACCTTGTTGGTATAATGCATCTACTTCAGCAGCATTTTGGTACCACAATGATCCCATTGTATTTTCTCTTGATCTAAGTTGATCATAAGTAAGAGTTATTTTATTATCTCCACTCTTATTTTCTTCTTTTTTTTCTTCAGTTTTTTGTGCGCATCCAGTTGCAAGAACAACTGTAGCTAATACTGAAGAAATAGACATAACAAGTTTTTTATTTTTCATAATATTTATAGCTCCTTTTGTTATCTATAATACTTAGTATAAAATATATCTACCTAAAATTCAATATGAAATTATTATTTAAAAATTTAGAATGTGAATATTTTAATAAAGTATTCTAATATTCTTTAAGAAAGCGGTTTATGAAATGATAAGAAAATAAAATTAATAATATTTATTTTTTTATTTGTTAAAATATGTAAAAAATGCCAATTCAAGTTGAAATAAGATGTGAGTTTTGGAGAAAAATAGTAATAAAATTATGTAGTCTAGAATATTACAAAAACATTTCAAATACTTAACAATAATGTGAAATAATCTGATTTTCATTGAATATACAAGTTAATATATTATAATAAAATTAAACGATTAATATTATAAATTTAAATTAGATTTAAACTAGATAGAATATAATTTACTACAATAACATAGATAAAATTATAAAGTGTGTTTTTATACAAAAAAGGAGATAAAAATTATGAAAAATAAATTAAGTAAAAATATAGTTGATACTTATAATCCAGAGAAAATCACTCGTTATTCAATTAGAAAAGCAAGTTTCGGAGCAACTTCAGTAGCGGTTGCTGCATTTTTTATGTATTTAGGGCAAGGAACAGCAGCAGCTTCAGATACTAATATTCAGGATCAAGTAAACCAAATTACTTCGATAGATGAAAATAAAAATAATAGTACTGAGAATACTGAAGAAAAAACTTCTAAAGAAACAGTTGTCAAATCCGAAACAAATACTTTGGATAAAACAAAGCTAAGTTCTTTAATTGCCGAAATCGAGTCAAAAATTGTTTCGGGAGCATATGACTCTAAAACTGAAGATAGTGTTTCTAAATTAAAAGTTGAGTTAGGAACAGTTAAAACAATATTAGAAAGTGCGAAAACACAAGAAGAGTTAGCTAGAGCATACAATAAACTTGTTACAGCAACTACACAGTTGAAAACAAAACCAGAAGAGAAAAAAGAAGCACCAGCAGTAGATACAACGAATGGACAACCAACAGTTGGTAAAAAAGCTACAAATACAGAAAAATCTACAGAATCTAACTCGATTGCAAACTCTGGTTCTAAAGATGAACGTAATGGAAAAGCGTTGAATACAAATAACCCATTCCGTACAGATGCGGCTACTACGGATATAGATCCAGCTGCGAATCAAACTTACACAGCACCTGCGGCTGATGCAGATTTAAATACTTTAGTTAAAACACTATTAGCATTAGATCCTACAGTTGAAAATAATACAAGACTTTCACAAAATATGGATAGCTTAGGTGATAGTAAGGAAGTTGCAAAAGGTACTGTAAAGGAAATTACTGAGTTTGGTGGATGGACAGCAGTAGATGGAGGAGTGTTCGCTATTGCTAGAAGAACCGAAGAAGGTGTATACCCTCTTGAGACTATCAATTCAACACTAGATGATACTGTTTGGTTACAAGAACAAGCTTTCGATAGAGATACTGAGTATACTTTACTATTATCAAAGAGTAGAACTAGAAGTAATAGAAATGAAGTTGTTTATGATAATAGTACTTATAAACCGACTGGTGAAGGTGGAGGAATTACAAAAAATCTTGTAAGATATAAAGGGATTGAAAAAACATTTACAGCATATTCAACTAAAGAAGGTTCAGATGTAATTGTTAAGTTTAAACCTGGTTATGTTGGAGATAGCGAAGGTTCTAAAGCAAACTATAAAGTTCAAGTTTATAGTATAACAGGTAACCAAGAGAGTTTAGTCTATGAAACGACTTTTGATCCTTCGCGAAATATAAATGACGGTAAACAGATTGTAACAGCAGCTAAAGATGGAACGAATAAAGCAAAAATTAAAATTTCTGATGCAGGAAAAGGAGGCGTGAGATTTGACCCTAATACCGGAGTAGATAATACTGAACGTCCAAATTTCATCGGTAAAAGAGAAGCTGAAAAATTAATGGCACAACCTGGGAACAAACCAAATGGAACGGCTGGGACATTTACGAGTAAGCCTATTGCATTACCTCAAGGTGCAGACCATTACAAGGTTAGAATTAGTTTAGCAGATCAAAATCGTACCGGTATGAGTTATCAAGCTTGGGATGACAAATATTCAGTGCCTGTTACAGGAGATGACTTCTCAATTGCACAAGATACTAGTAATGTAGCAAGAAATCTTTTACAAAGAATTTATGATAAATTAAAAGCTACAGAATCAGCAGATAAAAATGGTAAAACTTCTCAAACAATTCAAGATTATGAAGCAGAACTAGAAAAAGTTAAAACACTATTAGCAAATCCTGCTGCTAGAACTCCTAATTTCAAGCAAGCTTTACAAGATTTATTAGCTAAACAATTAGGTTTGAAAACTGATAAAACAGGTTTAACGAATTCAAAAGCTGAATTAGATGCCTTAGTGAATGAAGATCCAACACCTGGGAAAACAACTGATACTGCAAAAGCATATAATGTTGCAAAAGAAGCAGCAAAAACTGAAATAGCAGCAGCTTTGACAGTGATTAATGACGAAAACGCAACACCAGAACAAGTATCTGCAGCTTTAGAGAAAGTAAATGCCCAAAAAACAGCTTTACAACAAGCTAAAGATGGTTTAATTGTAGCAGCAACAGCAGAAGAAAAAGCTAAATTAAAATCAGATGCAGATTCATTAGTAAAAGCTGATACAACTGGAAAAACTCCAAACAGTATTGAAGCTTATAATACAAAATATGAAGCGATAAAGGCACAATTAGAAGCTGCCAAAACAGAAGCTGCCGCAGTATTAGCAAAAGAAAATAATGCATCTAAAGCAGAAGTACAAGCAGCTCAAACAAAAGTAGATGCTGCAAAAGCAGAGTTAACAAAAGCCGCAGAATTATTAGTCAATAAAGCTGACAAAACAGAATTAACAAACGCAAAAGAAGCGTTAAACACTTTAGTAACCGAAACAGATCCAACAACAGGAAAAACTGCAGATAGTGCAAAAGTATATAATGATGCGAAAACAGCTGCGCAAGAAGCAATTAAAC is part of the Gemella haemolysans ATCC 10379 genome and encodes:
- a CDS encoding TipC family immunity protein is translated as MKKLSKSWKIFIITTVVLMSSIYGYYKINNRNAFEEMYNSYYNFSLLGSVHRMGQIKPIPKDQEGQDIVKLYYKEQVNGSNIEFSLINFDDERAMFVISSTFIAEGVYLDINYLYDIDTHKLINNVTFRGENVPLTEDKPKQRRELLQKHNISKEYLQKKSDELLDTVLTDWQRYSGSSYSRSNMGRLTIEKDEFLR
- a CDS encoding TIGR04197 family type VII secretion effector, whose translation is MNILQSSKEQAASSATSLKTASNNISQEITVTKDTQTTVAGNTNAQNSIEVSNQTASKMSKVIQSMSNNIHSVAEEFQAMDNTLGTQLEGVKSLRGF
- a CDS encoding 5'-nucleotidase, lipoprotein e(P4) family, translated to MKNKKLVMSISSVLATVVLATGCAQKTEEKKEENKSGDNKITLTYDQLRSRENTMGSLWYQNAAEVDALYQQGYNVATNKLKELLKQPTDKPYSIVLDIDETVLSNIPFQVKMIKDGTAFNPKLWDEWVQKAEATPVAGAKEFLQFADKNKVQIYYISDRTDAQVDATIKNLEAQGLPVQGRDHLMFKKEGDKSKEGRRQEVLKHTNLVMLFGDNLVDFAEFSTKSEEDRDKMFEQLKAEFGDKFIIFPNPMYGSWESAVYKGEKKDGKGQSEARMNALKGY
- a CDS encoding DUF1542 domain-containing protein — protein: MKNKLSKNIVDTYNPEKITRYSIRKASFGATSVAVAAFFMYLGQGTAAASDTNIQDQVNQITSIDENKNNSTENTEEKTSKETVVKSETNTLDKTKLSSLIAEIESKIVSGAYDSKTEDSVSKLKVELGTVKTILESAKTQEELARAYNKLVTATTQLKTKPEEKKEAPAVDTTNGQPTVGKKATNTEKSTESNSIANSGSKDERNGKALNTNNPFRTDAATTDIDPAANQTYTAPAADADLNTLVKTLLALDPTVENNTRLSQNMDSLGDSKEVAKGTVKEITEFGGWTAVDGGVFAIARRTEEGVYPLETINSTLDDTVWLQEQAFDRDTEYTLLLSKSRTRSNRNEVVYDNSTYKPTGEGGGITKNLVRYKGIEKTFTAYSTKEGSDVIVKFKPGYVGDSEGSKANYKVQVYSITGNQESLVYETTFDPSRNINDGKQIVTAAKDGTNKAKIKISDAGKGGVRFDPNTGVDNTERPNFIGKREAEKLMAQPGNKPNGTAGTFTSKPIALPQGADHYKVRISLADQNRTGMSYQAWDDKYSVPVTGDDFSIAQDTSNVARNLLQRIYDKLKATESADKNGKTSQTIQDYEAELEKVKTLLANPAARTPNFKQALQDLLAKQLGLKTDKTGLTNSKAELDALVNEDPTPGKTTDTAKAYNVAKEAAKTEIAAALTVINDENATPEQVSAALEKVNAQKTALQQAKDGLIVAATAEEKAKLKSDADSLVKADTTGKTPNSIEAYNTKYEAIKAQLEAAKTEAAAVLAKENNASKAEVQAAQTKVDAAKAELTKAAELLVNKADKTELTNAKEALNTLVTETDPTTGKTADSAKVYNDAKTAAQEAIKQAETVINDENATPEQVTEALNKVNEKKSALEVAKQALVAAATAEEKAKLKADADLLTKADETGKTPDSIAAYERKYEELKAQLEAAKTEAAAVLAKGNNATKEEVKAAQAKVDAVKTELENAKNLLVEAATTEEKNKLKSDADSLVKVDTTGKTADSIKAYESEFEKLKAQLEAAKTEAAAVLAKGNNATKAEVQAAQAKVDAAKTALDKAAESLKDLDRDAAKKEIEAAAKKATDAIESSTSLTPEQKTEEKAKVAKEAKDAIDAIDKATTEEGINSAKENGKLAIEKEAAITAIKAEKAAKEQEIDNNTKLSDEEKAAAKAEVAKAATEAVEAITKADTKDVVEAAKTKGEAAIKAVNPIGKEKALDAVQKAAEEKIVEIDKNDKLSAEEKAEAKAEVAKAAIKAVTAIQEAKDQATVNTAEETGVKAIKAVTPVGKAKALDAIQKATEEKIAEIDKNDKLSAEEKAKAKAEVAKAATEAVEAIQKAETQDAVDAAQAKGETAIKAVNPIGKALNGQPTNKDALTKATTTEAEAIKGSPAYYNADETKKATYDKALEEAKKVLAKANATQAEVDAALKALEEAKAALNGQPTNKDALTKATTTEAEATKGSPAYYNAEEAKKAAYDKALEEAKKVLAKANATQAEVDAALKALEEARAALNGVETYKINPTINEVEEFDLSKLLVKGIVVVKKGQDLTEKDIRSKLNLPDGVDIVEIEYPNTNTLGKKVAKVTFRGNDGNLFTIEVPIEVVENTTNTDETNNNRYSEGRVLVNKNTEQTNKEGLKASKNMLPNTGTTETNTGLAGLGLGILGALLAATKRRKEK